The stretch of DNA GAGCTCGAGCGTCACGCCGTGCGACAGGAACGCGCCGAAGCTCTGGCCGGCGTGCCCCTCGAACTTGAAGTGGATGGTGCCGTCCGGCAGGCCCTCTTCGCCGTACCGCTTGGCGATCTCGTTGGAGAGGATCGTGCCGACGGTGCGGTCGGTGTTGACGATCGGCAGCTCCGCCGAGACGGGTTCGCCCAGCTCGAGCGCCGGCTTCGCCAGGTCGACGAGGCGACGCAGGTCGAGCGTCTTCTCGAGGCCGTGGTCTTGCTTGCGGGTGCAGTACGTGCCGGCGTTGTCGTAGGGGCGCGGGCCCGGCGACAACAGCTTCGTGAGGTCGAGGCCGTCCGCCTTCCAGTGCTTGATCGCCTTAGTGGCGTCGAGCATGTCGATGCGGCCGACCATCTCGTCGATATCGCGGAAGCCCAACTCGGCCATCAGCTCACGGGCGTCCTCGGCCACCATGAACAGGTAGTTGACGACGTGCTCGGGCTTGCCGCGGAACATCTTCCGCAGCTCGGGGTCTTGCGTCGCCACGCCGACCGGGCAGGTGTTGAGGTGGCACTTGCGCATCATGATGCAGCCCAGCGTGATCAACGGAGCGGTGCTGAAGCCGAACTCCTCGGCGCCGAGCATCGCGGCGATGACGACGTCGCGGCCCGTCTTGAGCCCGCCATCGGTCTGCAGGACGACGCGGCTGCGGAGGTCGTTCGCCATCAGGGTCTGGTGGGTCTCGGCGATGCCCAGCTCCCACGGCAGGCCGGCGTGCTTGATGCTGGTGAGGGGCGAAGCGCCGGTGCCGCCGCCGTCGCCGGCGATGAGCACGTGATCGGCATGGCCCTTCACAACGCCGGTCGCGATCGTGCCGACGCCCACCTCCGACACCAGCTTGACGCTCACCCGCGCGGCGCGGTTGGCGTTCTTCAGGTCGTAGATGAGCTGGGCGAGGTCCTCGATCGAATAGATGTCGTGGTGCGGCGGCGGGCTGATGAGGCCCACGCCCGGCGTCGAGTAACGGATGCGCGCGATGTTCTCATCGACCTTGCGGCCGGGGAGCTCGCCGCCCTCGCCGGGCTTGGCGCCCTGCGAGATCTTGATCTGGATCTCGTCGGCGTTGGTGAGGTAGCTGATCGTGACGCCGAACCGGCCCGAAGCGACCTGCTTGATCGCCGAGCGGCGCGAGTCGCCGTTGTCGTCGGGCGTCCAGCGCGCGGGGTCTTCGCCCCCCTCGCCGGTGTTGCTCTTGCCGCCGAGGCGGTTCATGGCGATAGCGAGCGTCTCGTGCGCCTCGGCCGAGATGCTGCCGAACGACATCGCGCCGGTGCAGAAGCGCTTGACGATCTCCTTGGCGGGCATGACCTCGTCGATCGAGATCGGGCCGCCGTTGCCCTCCTTCTTGAACTCGAGCAAGCCACGCAGCTGGCAGCGGGTGCGGCTGTCGTAGTTGATGTGGTCGGCGAACCGCTTGTAGGAATCTTTGTCACCGTTGCGGGCGGCGACCTGGATGTCGGCGATGCTCTTGGGGTCCCACATGTGGCGCTCGCCCTCGGCGCGCCAGTGGTACTCGCCCGGGTTGGGGAGGACCGGCAAGCGGCGCTGGCCTTCGCCGGGATAGCCAAGCTTGTGGCGGCGGAGCGACTCTTCGGCGAGCACCTCGAAGCCGACGCCCTGCACGCGGCTGGCGGTGCCGGTGAAGCAGAGGTCGATCACTTCGTCCTTGAGACCGAGGGCCTCGAAGATCTGCGCGCCCTTGTAGCTCTGGAGCGTGGAGATGCCCATCTTTGCCATCACCTTGAGCATGCCCTTGGCGACGCCGGTCCGGTACTTTCGCACCAGCTCGTGGTCGGCGGCGGTGACCGGGTCGATCGCCTCGCCGTCGGCGGCGGCTTCGATGGTGGGGTGCTCGAGGCCCTCGCCCGACTCTTCGGCCGGCAGCTGCTCGGCGCCGTCGTCGAGCAGTCCGTCGCGCCGCGCCCGCCATAGCGACTCGAACGCCACGTAGGGATTGATCGCGTCGGCGCCGTAGCCGACGAGCAAGCAGTGGTGGTGCACTTCGCGGGCTTCGCCGGTCTCGACGACGATGCCGACACGGGTGCGCTTGTTGGTCTTCACCAAGTGCTGATGCACGGCCCCGACGGCGAGCAGCGCGCTCACGGGGACGCGATCCGCGTCGGTCTTCTTGTCGGACAGGATGACGATGGCGTAGCCCTCATCGACCGCCTTCTCCGCCGCGGCGCAGATGCGCTCCAGCGCCGGCCGCAGCCCGGCGACGCCCTCTTCGCGGGCCCAGGTGATGTCGATTGTCTTGGAACGCCAGTTGCCGACGTTGTCGCCGCGGTCGATGTGCTTGATCGCACGCAGCTGTTCGTTCGAGAGGATCGGGTGCGGCAGCCGCAACCGGTGCGCGTGCTTGGGCGTCGACTCCAGCAGGTTCAGCTCGGGGCCGATGTAGCACTCTAGCGACATGATCACCTCTTCCCGGATCGAATCGATCGCCGGGTTGGTGACCTGCGCGAACAGCTGCTTGAAATAGTCGTACAGCATCCGCGGCTTGTCGCTGAGCACCGCCAGGCAGCTGTCGTTGCCCATCGAGCCGATCGGGTCCTTCTCGACCTTCACCAGCGGCAGCAGCATGAAGTTCATCGTCTCGGCCGTGTAGCCGAACGCTTGCATACGCTCCAGCAGCGTCGAGCTCTTGAAGCCGTGCTTCTCGTTCTCGGGGTGCAGGTCGTTGAGCTCGATGCGGTTCTCGGTGAGCCACTTGCCGTAAGGCTGACGCCCGGCGAAGTCTTCTTTGAGCTCTTCGTCGGGGATCAGGCGCCCCTGCTCGAAATCGACGAGGAACATCTTGCCCGGCTGGAGGCGGCCCTTCGCCTTGACGTTCGCCGGGTCGACATCGACGACGCCGACCTCGCTCGCCATGATGACGCGGTCGTCGTGCGTCAGGTAATAGCGCGAGGGGCGTAGGCCGTTGCGGTCGAGCACGGCGCCGATGTACTTGCCGTCGGTGAAGACGATCGACGCGGGGCCGTCCCACGGCTCCATCAGGGCGGAGTGGTACTCGTAGAAGGCCTGCTTGGTCTCGCTCATCGTGGCGTGGTTCTGCCACGCCTCGGGGACCATCATCATGACCGAGCCCTGGAGGCTGCGGCCGGTCATCAACAGGAACTCCAGCGCGTTGTCGAAGGTGCCCGAGTCGCTGCAATCGGGCTCGACGATCGGGAACAGCTTTTTCAGGTCGTCACCGAAGAGGTCGCTCTTGAGCACGCCTTGGCGGGCGAACATCCAGTTGGCGTTCCCCTTGACGGTGTTGATCTCGCCGTTGTGCGACATGAAGCGCAGCGGCTGCGCGCGGTCCCAGCTCGGGAACGTGTTGGTCGCGAACCGCGAGTGGACCATCGCCAGATGGCTCTCGAAGGTCGGGTCCTTGAGGTCGGGGTAGTACTTGTAGAGCTGCTCGGTGGTGAGCATGCCCTTGTAGATGAGGACCTTCGTCGAGAGCGAGCAGAAGTAGAACAGCTCGCGCTGCTCGACGGACACGTCGCGGCGCAGCAGGTTGCTGGCGCGCTTGCGGATCAGGTAGAGCTTGCGCTCGAAGGCCTCTCCCTCGCAGTTGTCGGCGGCGCCGATGACGATCTGCTCGATCGCCGGCTCCGCGTTGCGGGCGGTCTCGCCGAGGTTCGCCAGTTCGGCCTTCACCGGCAGCTTGCGCCAACCGAGCAGGCGCTGGCCCTCCTCTTTGACGAGGCGTTCGACCTCGGCCTTGCACTTGGCGCGCGCCCCCTCAACTTGCGGGAAGAAGACGTTGCCGACGGCGTAGCGGCCCGCCTCGGGGAGATCGATCTTGAGATCTTCTTTGATCGCCGAACGCAAAAAGCGGTCCGGCACAGCGGTCAGGATGCCCGAGCCGTCGCCCGTGTTCTCCTCACAACCGCAAGCGCCGCGGTGATCCATGCGGCGCAGGAGGTCCTCAGAGTCCACGACGATCTGGTGCGACGCCACGCCTTTGACGTTCGCGATGAAGCCGACGCCGCAGGCGTCGCGCTCGTTGCGGGGGTCGTATAGGCCCTGCGCCTGGGGCAGGTGGATCAGCGGCTTTTTCGTCGACATCGCGTTAATCAAGAAAGGGGTCGCGGTGACTTCGTAAGGAGGGAGAGGGGACTCGAGCGGCGGCGGTCAGGTGGCGCCGGCTCGCGGCGAGCCGTTGGCCGAGCCCTTGCCGAGGCCGTTGCGCGGGATCGGCGCCGGCAGGTCGTTGGCGTGTCTCGCCAAGAGCCGCAAGAAATGCTCGGCCGCTTCGGTCAGTTCTTCGTCACGCAGATGGATGACGCCCAGCGGGCGCACGAAAGTCTCGGGCTTCCCCTCGTCGTCGACGAGGTCGACCCGCACGAGCGAACCGGAGTAGGTCTCGTTGAGGAAGGTCTGGGCCGGGAGCAGGCCGATCCCTTCGCCGACTTCGATCGCGCGTTTAACAAACTCAAGGTTGTCGAACTCGGCGGCGACCTTGGCCGAGACGTTGTGCGACGCCAGCCAGCGGTCGATCTCGTCGCGCACGCGTAGGCCCGCTTGCGGCATCACCATGAACTGACCGTCGAGGGTGTGGACCGCCACCTTGCCGGCGGTGGCGAGCTCGTGATCGGGGTTAACCGCAAGGGCGAACGCCTCGTCACGC from Botrimarina mediterranea encodes:
- a CDS encoding LysR family transcriptional regulator, which codes for MHLKSLKVFCDIIRLGSFSKAAELNHVSQPSASQLVNHLEERLGVELIDRSRRPFLVTDAGTAYYEGCRELVQRYEELESLVRGLQQCPGGRLRVAAIYSVGLGQMHRVVEEFRREQAGAELRVDYMHPDQVRAAVLSGEAELGITSFPEAGRQLGVTPWRDEAFALAVNPDHELATAGKVAVHTLDGQFMVMPQAGLRVRDEIDRWLASHNVSAKVAAEFDNLEFVKRAIEVGEGIGLLPAQTFLNETYSGSLVRVDLVDDEGKPETFVRPLGVIHLRDEELTEAAEHFLRLLARHANDLPAPIPRNGLGKGSANGSPRAGAT
- a CDS encoding glutamate synthase-related protein encodes the protein MSTKKPLIHLPQAQGLYDPRNERDACGVGFIANVKGVASHQIVVDSEDLLRRMDHRGACGCEENTGDGSGILTAVPDRFLRSAIKEDLKIDLPEAGRYAVGNVFFPQVEGARAKCKAEVERLVKEEGQRLLGWRKLPVKAELANLGETARNAEPAIEQIVIGAADNCEGEAFERKLYLIRKRASNLLRRDVSVEQRELFYFCSLSTKVLIYKGMLTTEQLYKYYPDLKDPTFESHLAMVHSRFATNTFPSWDRAQPLRFMSHNGEINTVKGNANWMFARQGVLKSDLFGDDLKKLFPIVEPDCSDSGTFDNALEFLLMTGRSLQGSVMMMVPEAWQNHATMSETKQAFYEYHSALMEPWDGPASIVFTDGKYIGAVLDRNGLRPSRYYLTHDDRVIMASEVGVVDVDPANVKAKGRLQPGKMFLVDFEQGRLIPDEELKEDFAGRQPYGKWLTENRIELNDLHPENEKHGFKSSTLLERMQAFGYTAETMNFMLLPLVKVEKDPIGSMGNDSCLAVLSDKPRMLYDYFKQLFAQVTNPAIDSIREEVIMSLECYIGPELNLLESTPKHAHRLRLPHPILSNEQLRAIKHIDRGDNVGNWRSKTIDITWAREEGVAGLRPALERICAAAEKAVDEGYAIVILSDKKTDADRVPVSALLAVGAVHQHLVKTNKRTRVGIVVETGEAREVHHHCLLVGYGADAINPYVAFESLWRARRDGLLDDGAEQLPAEESGEGLEHPTIEAAADGEAIDPVTAADHELVRKYRTGVAKGMLKVMAKMGISTLQSYKGAQIFEALGLKDEVIDLCFTGTASRVQGVGFEVLAEESLRRHKLGYPGEGQRRLPVLPNPGEYHWRAEGERHMWDPKSIADIQVAARNGDKDSYKRFADHINYDSRTRCQLRGLLEFKKEGNGGPISIDEVMPAKEIVKRFCTGAMSFGSISAEAHETLAIAMNRLGGKSNTGEGGEDPARWTPDDNGDSRRSAIKQVASGRFGVTISYLTNADEIQIKISQGAKPGEGGELPGRKVDENIARIRYSTPGVGLISPPPHHDIYSIEDLAQLIYDLKNANRAARVSVKLVSEVGVGTIATGVVKGHADHVLIAGDGGGTGASPLTSIKHAGLPWELGIAETHQTLMANDLRSRVVLQTDGGLKTGRDVVIAAMLGAEEFGFSTAPLITLGCIMMRKCHLNTCPVGVATQDPELRKMFRGKPEHVVNYLFMVAEDARELMAELGFRDIDEMVGRIDMLDATKAIKHWKADGLDLTKLLSPGPRPYDNAGTYCTRKQDHGLEKTLDLRRLVDLAKPALELGEPVSAELPIVNTDRTVGTILSNEIAKRYGEEGLPDGTIHFKFEGHAGQSFGAFLSHGVTLELEGDSNDFVGKGLSGGRVIVYPHKTSTFKAEDQILVGNVCLYGATRGEAFFRGRAAERFCVRNSGATAVIEGVGDHGCEYMTGGRVVILGPTGRNFAAGMSGGIAYVWAKDRAAFSLDCNLGMVELEDVIDEEDIAELKALIAKHQDLTGSPVAAALLARWDEAQGEFVKVMPTDYKRVLEEKKAKRSATPVTV